The following coding sequences are from one Candidatus Ozemobacteraceae bacterium window:
- the rsxC gene encoding electron transport complex subunit RsxC → MKTFSMGGIHVDDRKFTHASPIEPMPVPKEIVLPVSQHIGAPAKPLVKKGDAVKAGQIIAEKAGMISANIISSVSGTVRAVENRQGPGGFHLLSIVIDNDGRDEWIAAPTSTAPSPDVVAKTDVSGIVAAVEKAGIVGMGGATFPTSVKLSPPPGTVIDTVILNGVECEPYLTADARIMIEHADRIAAGLALVMKHFSKNGPVKGYIGIEANKPDAIEVLSRIAPTYGDIAVVPLALKYPQGGEKQLINALTGRSVPSGKLPSTVGCVVQNVATAAAIYDAVVDGRPLVDRVVTVTGGGVKNRKNLLVRLGTSFASVLEHCGGVTDDSAMLISGGPMMGKALNSATVPVTKGVSGILVLNEDEANLYDEQPCIRCGRCVEVCPMGLHPALLARNLEIGDYAKLEELGILDCIECGSCNYICAGHNHLVQSIRLGKIRVNELIRERNKKAEKK, encoded by the coding sequence ATGAAAACCTTCTCCATGGGCGGCATCCACGTCGATGACCGCAAGTTCACCCACGCCTCCCCGATCGAGCCGATGCCGGTGCCGAAGGAGATCGTCCTTCCGGTCTCCCAGCATATCGGCGCCCCGGCAAAACCGCTCGTCAAGAAGGGCGACGCGGTGAAGGCCGGCCAGATCATCGCCGAAAAGGCCGGTATGATATCGGCAAATATTATATCATCCGTCTCCGGAACCGTCAGAGCGGTCGAGAACCGCCAGGGGCCGGGCGGCTTCCACCTGCTGTCGATCGTCATCGACAACGACGGCCGGGACGAGTGGATCGCGGCGCCGACGTCGACGGCCCCGTCCCCCGATGTGGTCGCGAAGACGGACGTTTCCGGGATCGTCGCGGCGGTCGAGAAAGCCGGCATCGTCGGCATGGGCGGCGCGACCTTTCCCACGTCGGTCAAGCTTTCCCCGCCGCCGGGAACGGTCATCGACACCGTCATCCTGAACGGCGTCGAGTGCGAGCCGTATCTCACCGCCGACGCGCGCATCATGATCGAGCACGCCGACCGCATCGCGGCGGGCCTCGCGCTCGTCATGAAGCATTTTTCGAAGAACGGGCCCGTCAAGGGCTACATCGGGATCGAAGCGAACAAGCCGGACGCCATCGAGGTTCTCTCGCGCATCGCGCCCACCTACGGCGACATCGCCGTCGTTCCCCTCGCCCTGAAGTATCCGCAGGGCGGCGAGAAGCAGTTGATCAACGCCCTCACCGGAAGGTCCGTTCCGTCGGGCAAGCTGCCCTCGACGGTCGGCTGCGTCGTGCAGAACGTCGCGACCGCCGCGGCGATCTACGACGCCGTCGTCGACGGTCGCCCCCTCGTCGATCGCGTTGTCACCGTGACGGGCGGCGGGGTGAAGAACCGCAAGAACCTGCTCGTCCGCCTCGGAACGTCGTTCGCGTCGGTTCTCGAGCACTGCGGCGGGGTGACCGACGATTCCGCCATGCTGATCAGCGGCGGACCGATGATGGGCAAGGCGCTCAATTCGGCGACGGTGCCCGTGACGAAAGGCGTCTCCGGCATTCTCGTGCTGAACGAGGACGAGGCGAATCTCTACGACGAACAGCCGTGCATCCGGTGCGGCCGGTGCGTCGAGGTCTGCCCGATGGGGCTTCATCCCGCCCTGCTGGCCAGAAATCTGGAGATCGGCGACTATGCCAAGCTCGAGGAGCTCGGCATCCTCGACTGCATCGAGTGCGGCTCGTGCAATTACATCTGCGCCGGCCACAACCACCTGGTGCAGAGCATCAGGCTCGGGAAAATCAGGGTCAACGAGCTGATCCGCGAGCGCAACAAAAAGGCGGAGAAGAAATGA
- a CDS encoding RnfABCDGE type electron transport complex subunit B, producing the protein MSEVLTAILVMGGIAFLLALALIWSSRKFYVAENPLVDEIASLLPQANCGACGYPGCSGFAKVLVETQDPKMVCPVATKEKLKEIGRLAGIEVSEREPMVAALHCRGTRSNVKTASEYVGIRSCIAAHSLYSGDKMCMYSCIGYGDCMKVCMFGAIHVDDGIAVFNPEKCTGCGMCVKTCPRKVVSLVRKRLSKVVVTCSSRDPAPVVMNQCSVGCIACGRCVRVCPKQAITVEPGSNLAIIDDAKCVLCGKCVAECDVRNAIDGKGPVEKAVAFLREKRAKEKEEKRAAALAAAAKPKTDGEPS; encoded by the coding sequence ATGAGTGAAGTTCTGACGGCCATCCTGGTCATGGGCGGCATAGCGTTCCTGCTCGCCCTCGCCCTCATCTGGAGTTCCAGGAAATTCTACGTCGCCGAGAATCCGCTGGTCGACGAGATCGCGTCGCTTCTCCCGCAGGCGAACTGCGGCGCGTGCGGATATCCCGGCTGTTCCGGGTTCGCGAAGGTGCTCGTCGAGACGCAGGACCCCAAAATGGTCTGCCCGGTCGCGACGAAGGAGAAACTGAAGGAGATCGGCCGTCTCGCGGGTATCGAGGTCAGCGAGCGGGAGCCGATGGTCGCTGCGTTGCACTGCCGCGGAACCCGGTCGAACGTGAAAACCGCTTCGGAATACGTGGGCATCAGAAGCTGTATCGCCGCCCACAGCCTCTATTCCGGCGACAAGATGTGCATGTATTCCTGCATCGGATACGGCGACTGCATGAAGGTCTGCATGTTCGGGGCGATCCATGTCGATGACGGCATCGCGGTTTTCAACCCCGAGAAGTGCACGGGATGCGGCATGTGCGTGAAGACCTGCCCGCGGAAGGTCGTTTCCCTGGTGCGGAAGCGGCTCTCGAAGGTCGTGGTCACCTGTTCCTCGCGCGACCCGGCCCCGGTCGTCATGAACCAGTGCAGCGTCGGGTGCATCGCCTGCGGCCGCTGCGTGCGCGTCTGCCCGAAGCAGGCGATCACCGTCGAGCCCGGCTCGAACCTGGCCATCATCGACGACGCGAAATGCGTCCTGTGCGGAAAGTGCGTCGCCGAGTGCGACGTGCGGAACGCGATCGACGGCAAGGGCCCGGTCGAGAAGGCGGTCGCGTTCCTTCGCGAAAAGCGGGCGAAGGAGAAAGAGGAAAAACGCGCGGCGGCCCTGGCGGCCGCGGCGAAGCCAAAAACGGACGGGGAGCCATCATGA
- a CDS encoding PLP-dependent aspartate aminotransferase family protein: protein MKKGKTGFDTDCIHAGQHPDKLYGGVSVPIFQSSTFAFENAAQGAARFSGQDSGYKYTRLGNPTTAGLEECVAELEGGGLGLATASGMAAVSTVFMAFLGQGVHMVATDSVYGPTRTLAENELSRFGVESTFLDTTDLNAVKKAMKPNTKLVYLETPGNPTLSISDIAACAKIAHANGAILVVDNTFCSPMLQKPLDLGADVVLHSMTKFLNGHSDVVAGIIVARDPKLFAQMKKVLVQMGGTIDPHQAWLVLRGIKTLGMRVRVAQDNAMKLANDLLKHPAVAWVKYPGLPSHPQHELAKKQMKGFGAMISFELKGGVEAGRILMDTVKLSTLAVSLGGVETLIQHPASMTHASMGPKGRQAAGISDGLVRFSVGCEDYEDIRDDLVQALDKVLASKPETSVQIAGI from the coding sequence ATGAAAAAGGGTAAGACCGGGTTCGACACCGACTGCATTCATGCCGGGCAGCACCCCGACAAGCTGTATGGGGGCGTGAGCGTGCCGATTTTCCAGTCGTCGACTTTCGCGTTCGAGAACGCCGCCCAGGGCGCCGCCCGGTTCAGCGGCCAGGACAGCGGCTACAAATACACCCGCCTCGGCAACCCGACCACGGCCGGCCTCGAAGAGTGCGTTGCCGAGCTGGAAGGCGGCGGCCTGGGCCTCGCGACCGCGTCCGGCATGGCGGCCGTCTCCACCGTGTTCATGGCCTTCCTCGGCCAGGGCGTCCACATGGTCGCGACCGACTCGGTGTACGGCCCGACCCGCACGCTGGCCGAGAACGAGCTTTCTCGCTTCGGCGTCGAGTCCACCTTCCTCGATACCACCGATCTCAACGCCGTGAAGAAGGCGATGAAGCCGAACACGAAGCTCGTCTACCTGGAAACGCCGGGCAATCCGACCCTCTCGATCAGCGATATCGCCGCCTGCGCGAAGATCGCCCACGCCAACGGCGCCATCCTCGTCGTCGACAACACCTTCTGCAGTCCGATGCTCCAGAAGCCGCTCGACCTGGGCGCCGACGTCGTCCTTCACAGCATGACCAAGTTCCTCAACGGCCACAGCGACGTGGTCGCCGGCATCATCGTGGCTCGCGACCCGAAGCTGTTCGCCCAGATGAAGAAAGTGCTCGTCCAGATGGGCGGCACGATCGATCCCCATCAGGCCTGGCTCGTCCTGCGCGGCATCAAGACCCTCGGCATGCGCGTCCGCGTCGCCCAGGACAACGCCATGAAACTTGCGAACGACCTGTTGAAGCACCCCGCCGTGGCGTGGGTGAAATACCCCGGCCTCCCGTCCCATCCGCAGCATGAGCTCGCGAAGAAGCAGATGAAGGGCTTCGGCGCGATGATCAGCTTCGAGCTGAAGGGCGGCGTCGAAGCGGGGCGCATCCTCATGGATACCGTGAAACTGAGCACCCTCGCCGTCTCCCTGGGCGGCGTCGAGACGCTCATCCAGCACCCGGCGAGCATGACCCACGCCAGCATGGGCCCGAAAGGCCGCCAGGCCGCCGGCATCTCCGACGGTCTCGTGCGCTTCTCGGTCGGCTGCGAGGATTACGAGGACATCCGCGACGACCTCGTCCAGGCCCTCGACAAGGTGCTCGCCTCGAAGCCCGAGACGAGCGTCCAGATCGCCGGCATCTGA
- the gspF gene encoding type II secretion system inner membrane protein GspF: MATFTYKARNWDGKIVTSEMDAESKEVCISKLREKGYFVTSIAEKKGGGGINLSFFERGVNSQEVCIFARQFATMIGSGVPLVRCLTILQQQSENPTFKRIITQIRSDVEGGATFSKALEKHPKVFSDLFCSLVKAGEVGGILDQILNRLADYLESSENLKSKVKGALTYPVVVFAIAGLVVVALVMFVLPQFKEIFMGMKVELPMATQILLATSDFMVNWAILVIPAMLGVPFLIYSFFTTKTGARIFDTNILKMPAIGMMMRKVAVAKFTRTLGTLIASGVPILQALEVTAQTAGNVVIAEAVDKTRVSIREGESIAEPLKNSNVFPPMVVQMIAVGEETGELDKMLSKIADFYDTEVDNAVKGLTSVIEPIVIVFMGVVIGGIVLAVFMPMLKLVNASEG; this comes from the coding sequence ATGGCAACCTTTACCTACAAAGCACGAAACTGGGACGGTAAGATCGTCACGTCCGAAATGGACGCCGAAAGCAAGGAAGTCTGCATCTCGAAACTTCGCGAGAAAGGCTACTTCGTCACGAGCATCGCCGAGAAAAAGGGCGGCGGCGGCATCAACCTCAGCTTTTTCGAGCGCGGCGTGAACTCGCAGGAAGTCTGCATCTTCGCCCGCCAGTTCGCGACGATGATCGGCTCGGGCGTGCCGCTCGTCCGGTGTCTCACGATCCTGCAGCAGCAGTCCGAGAACCCGACGTTCAAGCGCATCATCACGCAGATCCGCTCCGACGTCGAAGGCGGCGCGACGTTTTCGAAAGCGCTCGAGAAGCACCCGAAGGTGTTTTCCGATCTGTTCTGCAGCCTTGTCAAGGCCGGCGAGGTCGGCGGTATTCTCGACCAGATTCTCAACCGTCTCGCCGACTACCTCGAAAGCTCGGAAAACCTGAAATCGAAGGTCAAGGGCGCGCTCACCTACCCGGTCGTCGTGTTCGCGATCGCCGGCCTCGTCGTCGTGGCCCTGGTCATGTTCGTTCTGCCGCAGTTCAAGGAAATCTTCATGGGCATGAAGGTCGAACTGCCGATGGCCACGCAGATTCTGCTGGCGACCTCCGACTTCATGGTCAACTGGGCCATTCTCGTCATCCCGGCCATGCTGGGCGTTCCCTTCCTGATCTACAGCTTCTTCACGACCAAGACGGGCGCCCGCATCTTCGACACCAACATCCTCAAGATGCCCGCCATCGGCATGATGATGCGCAAGGTCGCCGTCGCGAAGTTCACCCGGACCCTCGGCACGCTGATCGCCTCGGGCGTTCCGATTCTGCAGGCGCTCGAAGTCACGGCGCAGACCGCAGGCAACGTCGTCATCGCCGAGGCCGTCGACAAGACCCGCGTCTCGATCCGCGAAGGTGAATCGATCGCCGAGCCGCTCAAGAACTCGAACGTGTTCCCCCCGATGGTCGTGCAGATGATCGCCGTCGGCGAGGAAACGGGCGAACTCGACAAGATGCTCAGCAAGATCGCCGACTTCTACGACACCGAGGTCGACAACGCGGTCAAGGGCCTTACGTCGGTCATCGAACCGATCGTCATCGTGTTCATGGGCGTCGTCATCGGCGGCATCGTTCTGGCCGTCTTCATGCCCATGCTCAAACTGGTCAACGCTTCAGAAGGCTGA
- a CDS encoding DNA topoisomerase 3, translating into MKKTLVFAEKPSVGRDIARIIGATRQGKGFLEGERYVVTWGVGHLVCLGEPDVQNPDWKKWSLATLPMIPSEWKLTAIPQTKDQFDIVSDLVRRDDIGDIVNAADAGREGELIFRLVYAHSGCAKPVRRLWISSMTDEAIRQGFAELKPGAEYDNLAAAAECRSRADWLVGMNFTRAYTKKFNTDSVLSVGRVQTPTLAMVVKRHHEIAHFKPVDYWEIIADLGDFSAIWFDPREKTTPTRIPTVEAANAIMDRLRGATLDVTKVTTSKKKQPPPLLYDLTTLQREANSRYGYTAAQTLAAAQSLYEQKKALTYPRTDSRFLSEDLYKTIPQRLAALPPTYSPYLAPLRQEKLSKSKRIFDNAQVSDHHAIIPTEQKPGGMMGWKPEEQKIYDLVARRFLAVFYPDHEYLATSVTLQAGKEDHFKANGRVTVKVGWKAVYDKTAPETRDADAPGEESDDEQALPEMKKGDIRSVKDAKLQVRQTKPPPAYTEATLLQAMETAGKLIDDDELRQAMKDCGLGTPATRAETIEKLIRVGYMLREKKKLTPTSKGIQLVSLVAPQVASPELTGSWEKRLTDVARGKADAKQFMTDITAFVRDIVSSVKTGRFETVRREDLRPPRPTFGVCPACGKGSIIEGKRGFGCDRFREGCSYVVWKEFEGLALPQEAIDALIAGKATKVLSGFKTADGRTVDGRVRMREDKTGIELVESKTKAKTKTPKSAGKEKAAE; encoded by the coding sequence ATGAAGAAGACGCTCGTATTTGCAGAAAAACCTTCGGTCGGTCGCGACATCGCCCGGATCATTGGCGCCACGCGCCAGGGAAAAGGCTTCCTTGAGGGCGAGCGGTACGTCGTCACCTGGGGCGTCGGCCATCTGGTCTGCCTTGGCGAGCCCGACGTCCAGAACCCTGACTGGAAGAAATGGTCGCTGGCGACGCTGCCCATGATTCCCTCCGAATGGAAGCTGACCGCGATTCCCCAGACGAAAGACCAGTTCGATATCGTCAGCGACCTGGTGCGGCGCGACGACATCGGCGACATCGTGAACGCCGCCGACGCCGGCCGCGAAGGCGAGCTCATCTTCCGGCTCGTCTACGCCCATTCCGGGTGTGCGAAGCCGGTGCGCCGCCTCTGGATCTCGAGCATGACCGACGAGGCCATCAGGCAGGGCTTCGCCGAGCTCAAGCCCGGCGCCGAATACGACAATCTCGCCGCGGCGGCCGAGTGCCGGAGCCGCGCAGACTGGCTCGTGGGCATGAACTTCACGCGGGCCTACACGAAAAAATTCAACACCGACTCGGTGCTCTCCGTCGGCCGGGTCCAGACGCCGACCCTCGCGATGGTCGTGAAACGGCACCACGAGATCGCCCATTTCAAGCCGGTCGATTACTGGGAAATCATCGCCGACCTGGGCGATTTCTCGGCGATCTGGTTCGATCCGCGCGAGAAAACCACGCCGACCCGCATCCCGACGGTCGAGGCCGCGAACGCGATCATGGACCGCCTGCGCGGCGCCACGCTCGACGTCACGAAAGTCACGACCTCGAAGAAAAAACAGCCGCCGCCGCTGCTGTATGACCTGACGACGTTGCAGCGCGAGGCGAACAGCCGGTACGGCTACACGGCCGCCCAGACCCTCGCCGCGGCCCAGTCGCTGTATGAGCAGAAGAAGGCCCTGACCTACCCGAGAACCGACAGCCGGTTCCTTTCGGAAGACCTGTACAAGACGATCCCCCAGCGGCTCGCCGCGCTGCCCCCGACGTACAGCCCGTATCTGGCCCCGCTGCGCCAGGAAAAACTCTCCAAATCGAAGCGGATCTTCGACAACGCCCAGGTCAGCGACCACCACGCGATCATCCCCACCGAGCAGAAGCCCGGCGGTATGATGGGCTGGAAACCCGAAGAACAGAAAATCTACGACCTCGTCGCCCGCCGGTTCCTCGCCGTGTTCTATCCCGACCACGAGTATCTCGCCACCAGCGTGACGCTCCAGGCCGGCAAGGAAGACCATTTCAAGGCGAACGGCCGCGTCACCGTGAAAGTCGGCTGGAAGGCCGTCTACGACAAGACGGCCCCGGAAACGCGCGATGCCGACGCGCCGGGAGAGGAAAGCGACGACGAACAGGCCCTTCCCGAGATGAAAAAGGGCGATATCCGGTCGGTGAAGGACGCGAAACTCCAGGTCAGGCAGACGAAGCCGCCGCCGGCCTACACCGAGGCGACCCTGCTCCAGGCCATGGAAACCGCGGGCAAGCTGATCGACGACGACGAGCTGCGGCAGGCGATGAAAGACTGCGGCCTCGGCACGCCGGCGACCCGTGCCGAAACCATCGAGAAGCTGATCCGCGTCGGCTACATGCTTCGCGAGAAAAAGAAGCTGACGCCCACCAGCAAGGGCATTCAGCTCGTCTCGCTCGTCGCGCCGCAGGTCGCGAGCCCCGAACTGACCGGTTCCTGGGAAAAGCGGCTCACCGACGTGGCACGAGGAAAGGCCGACGCGAAGCAGTTCATGACCGATATCACCGCGTTTGTGCGCGACATCGTCTCATCGGTCAAGACCGGTCGCTTCGAGACCGTCCGCCGCGAGGACCTGCGCCCCCCCCGGCCGACGTTCGGTGTCTGCCCGGCCTGCGGGAAGGGGAGCATCATCGAGGGGAAGCGCGGCTTCGGCTGCGACCGGTTCCGCGAGGGGTGTTCCTACGTGGTCTGGAAAGAGTTCGAAGGCCTCGCGCTGCCGCAGGAGGCGATCGACGCCCTGATCGCGGGCAAGGCGACGAAGGTGCTGAGCGGGTTCAAGACCGCCGACGGACGAACCGTCGACGGGCGCGTCCGGATGCGCGAGGACAAGACCGGCATCGAGCTTGTCGAGTCGAAAACGAAGGCGAAGACGAAAACCCCGAAATCAGCGGGAAAAGAGAAAGCCGCGGAGTAA
- a CDS encoding LmeA family phospholipid-binding protein, with the protein MFNYIFGLFPFMRRSAVATALLFAAVAGQAWALEMTAGRIAAFQRDVMNALYELLPDAKSVGQTDLSIDVHNRSIRNITVRSLRASIEGIDEKLHGRLARREASFDDLSGVRAIDVAIELDAADIRSFIAGELARQREAHRVFESVHLTFGTGSVHVSGTVDVSKIPGNPLGFINLGAAPFTADAAVRMEGDRLMVDVSNATLNGVAFVPPLSTQVLDWLNPLLDFSALPHPAGITALEITPGGILLRGFLFSR; encoded by the coding sequence ATGTTTAATTATATATTCGGTTTATTCCCTTTCATGCGCCGTTCGGCCGTCGCAACAGCGCTCCTGTTCGCCGCCGTCGCAGGTCAGGCATGGGCGCTCGAAATGACGGCCGGGCGGATCGCGGCCTTCCAGCGTGACGTGATGAACGCCCTGTATGAGCTGCTGCCCGATGCGAAAAGCGTCGGACAAACCGACCTCTCCATCGACGTGCACAACCGCTCGATCCGCAACATCACCGTCCGCTCGCTCCGCGCCTCGATCGAGGGGATCGACGAAAAGCTGCACGGGCGGCTCGCGCGCCGGGAAGCAAGCTTCGACGACCTGAGCGGGGTCCGTGCGATCGACGTCGCGATCGAGCTCGACGCCGCCGACATCCGGAGCTTCATCGCCGGCGAACTCGCCCGCCAGCGTGAGGCGCACCGCGTGTTCGAAAGCGTTCATCTCACCTTCGGCACCGGCTCCGTGCACGTGTCCGGCACGGTCGACGTGTCGAAAATCCCGGGCAACCCGCTCGGCTTCATCAATCTCGGCGCGGCACCGTTCACGGCCGATGCGGCGGTGCGCATGGAGGGCGACCGGCTGATGGTCGACGTCTCGAACGCGACGCTGAACGGGGTGGCGTTCGTTCCGCCGCTCAGCACCCAGGTTCTCGACTGGCTCAACCCGCTGCTGGACTTCTCGGCGCTTCCCCATCCGGCCGGCATCACCGCGCTCGAGATCACGCCCGGGGGAATATTACTCCGCGGCTTTCTCTTTTCCCGCTGA
- a CDS encoding rhomboid family intramembrane serine protease, translated as MEMAYRLILYILLANVGFMIFSLARQGFWTFSGYIAQLGVLASFMVFLLGRDLAGFWGVTAAGAGIFVLVGMPMLIQRRIEGLISEQRFDEIEPLARWKAWLAWSDINTHLHDVSIALQGIGERPEDALGRMRALMPRGEPFDGTTRIFIGIALFNQRRFELLLEVLHDPARDWSSYPFEELIYIVRALLETGRHDEAMEAQTAIERLVPGLSADQASNLIVCRLLFYAMMGWHPEFEAMLETDKAAVEALPPSLRLYWRGIAACYAGRSDEGRQLLESALREGQTELPDKWIAWMRQRIDGLAEQREFFETSLVPRLAQIRIARRDAFLALVAENARVIEPPVMAERATKRMMSLLFGIFVVYQFGASQEDLLDLMRFGANSGFLVREGEWFRLVTYQFLHLGWLHLFMNLLALKYFGPPVETILGWPLFLGVYLFGGVCGGIATAWFGTGLSVGASAAVLGLLGAAISLELFGGPRAKALSRQGQFSTLVFILLVNLAIGAVEKGIDNSAHLGGLAGGAVAGIVLARLIERPALATLASMISILFAVTSIGTAAVQFAGHLGSNRYPMRYAEGPFERKNVPGLDVDLPSGWTIRPSAAPQPGWVSVVITGPFHERIDVMAGPNGRESPDEVIEAYIEHRTRALIDTEGIRFESRRDPARARVGENDARMVSWRLRAEDRVLTQDDWFIFPSGAFILAQCLLPTGRDDLYIPLLERILASISVKP; from the coding sequence ATGGAAATGGCGTATCGGCTGATTCTCTATATCCTCCTGGCGAACGTCGGGTTCATGATCTTCTCGCTCGCGCGGCAGGGGTTCTGGACGTTCTCCGGCTACATCGCGCAGCTGGGCGTTCTCGCGTCGTTCATGGTCTTTCTGCTCGGCCGCGACCTGGCCGGCTTCTGGGGCGTGACGGCGGCTGGCGCCGGCATATTCGTGCTCGTCGGAATGCCGATGCTGATCCAGCGTCGGATCGAGGGCCTGATTTCGGAGCAGCGTTTCGACGAGATCGAGCCGCTCGCCCGCTGGAAGGCCTGGCTGGCCTGGAGCGATATCAACACCCATCTCCACGACGTCTCGATCGCTCTGCAGGGCATCGGGGAACGTCCCGAAGACGCGCTCGGGCGGATGCGTGCCCTCATGCCGCGCGGCGAGCCGTTCGACGGAACGACGCGGATCTTCATCGGCATCGCCCTGTTCAACCAGCGCCGGTTCGAGCTGCTGCTCGAGGTGCTCCACGATCCCGCCCGGGACTGGTCCTCATACCCCTTCGAGGAGCTGATCTACATCGTTCGCGCCCTTCTCGAGACCGGCCGCCACGACGAGGCGATGGAGGCGCAAACGGCCATCGAACGGCTCGTTCCAGGCCTCTCGGCCGACCAGGCGTCGAACCTGATCGTCTGCCGTCTGCTGTTTTACGCGATGATGGGCTGGCACCCCGAGTTCGAAGCGATGTTGGAGACCGACAAGGCCGCCGTCGAGGCCTTGCCCCCATCCCTGAGGCTCTATTGGCGCGGGATCGCGGCCTGCTACGCCGGGCGGAGCGACGAGGGGCGGCAACTGCTCGAATCGGCGTTGCGCGAGGGACAGACCGAGCTTCCGGACAAGTGGATCGCCTGGATGCGCCAGCGGATCGACGGGCTTGCCGAGCAGCGGGAATTTTTCGAAACGAGCCTTGTTCCGAGGCTCGCCCAGATTCGCATCGCCCGTCGCGATGCCTTCCTCGCTCTTGTCGCGGAGAATGCCCGCGTCATCGAGCCGCCCGTGATGGCCGAGCGGGCGACGAAGCGGATGATGAGCCTGTTGTTCGGCATCTTCGTCGTCTACCAGTTCGGCGCATCGCAGGAGGACCTGCTCGATCTCATGCGGTTCGGTGCGAACAGCGGATTCCTCGTGCGGGAAGGCGAGTGGTTCCGCCTCGTGACCTATCAGTTCCTGCACCTGGGCTGGTTGCATCTGTTCATGAACCTGCTCGCGCTCAAATATTTCGGCCCCCCCGTCGAAACGATCCTCGGCTGGCCGTTGTTTCTGGGCGTGTATCTGTTCGGAGGCGTCTGCGGCGGCATCGCGACGGCATGGTTCGGGACGGGGCTGTCGGTCGGAGCGTCCGCGGCGGTTCTCGGCCTGCTCGGCGCCGCCATTTCTCTCGAGCTGTTCGGCGGGCCGCGTGCGAAGGCTCTGTCGCGCCAGGGCCAGTTTTCGACCCTGGTCTTCATTCTGCTCGTGAACCTCGCCATCGGAGCCGTGGAAAAGGGCATCGACAACTCCGCGCATCTCGGCGGGCTCGCGGGCGGAGCCGTTGCCGGAATCGTGCTCGCCCGCCTGATCGAGCGGCCGGCCCTTGCAACCCTCGCGTCGATGATCTCGATTTTGTTTGCCGTGACGAGCATCGGAACCGCCGCCGTCCAGTTCGCCGGCCATCTCGGCTCGAACCGTTATCCGATGCGCTATGCCGAGGGGCCGTTCGAGCGGAAGAACGTTCCCGGGCTCGACGTCGATCTGCCGTCGGGATGGACGATCAGGCCCTCGGCGGCGCCTCAGCCAGGCTGGGTCTCGGTCGTCATCACCGGCCCGTTCCACGAACGGATCGACGTCATGGCGGGCCCGAACGGGCGCGAATCGCCGGACGAGGTCATCGAAGCCTATATCGAGCATCGGACGAGGGCGTTGATCGATACCGAGGGCATCCGGTTCGAATCACGTCGCGACCCCGCCAGGGCTCGGGTCGGAGAAAACGACGCACGGATGGTCTCATGGCGTCTTCGCGCGGAAGACCGCGTGCTGACCCAGGACGACTGGTTCATCTTCCCGTCCGGCGCGTTCATCCTGGCCCAATGCCTTCTCCCTACCGGCCGGGATGACCTGTATATTCCGCTGCTGGAGAGAATCCTCGCCTCCATATCCGTGAAGCCTTGA
- a CDS encoding LysM peptidoglycan-binding domain-containing protein, with product MRKTVAVSALALMLSLSGTSAYAGSWWKVNEWFTKQNHSTTITGQVESVEGRKVMFKTSDGQVLELTGRKAEQIGGKRGATIRVFGNVRKPDAKFPSGGVEVRNFRVVEEAQAVQEPAPEPEPAPEPAPEPVPEPIAEPAPAPEPIPEPTYEPVTESAPVPGETDETATSGHGSEYKVEKGDTLAKISKKVYGTTKKWKKIADANGIKNPKSLKVGMTLQIPQ from the coding sequence ATGAGAAAGACTGTTGCTGTTTCCGCCCTGGCCCTCATGCTGAGCCTGTCAGGCACCTCCGCGTACGCCGGCTCCTGGTGGAAGGTGAACGAGTGGTTTACCAAGCAGAACCATTCGACCACCATCACCGGGCAGGTCGAGTCCGTCGAGGGCCGCAAGGTCATGTTCAAGACCAGCGATGGCCAGGTTCTCGAGCTGACCGGCCGCAAGGCCGAGCAGATCGGCGGGAAGCGCGGCGCCACGATCCGCGTGTTCGGAAACGTTCGCAAGCCCGACGCGAAGTTCCCGTCCGGTGGCGTCGAAGTGCGCAACTTCCGCGTCGTCGAAGAGGCCCAGGCCGTTCAGGAACCGGCACCCGAACCCGAGCCCGCCCCGGAACCCGCCCCGGAACCCGTTCCGGAGCCGATCGCCGAGCCCGCCCCGGCCCCCGAGCCCATTCCTGAGCCGACCTACGAACCCGTGACCGAGTCCGCCCCGGTTCCCGGTGAAACCGATGAGACAGCAACGAGCGGCCATGGCAGCGAATACAAGGTCGAAAAGGGCGACACCCTCGCCAAGATCAGCAAGAAGGTCTACGGAACCACCAAAAAGTGGAAGAAGATCGCCGACGCGAACGGCATCAAGAATCCGAAGAGCCTGAAGGTCGGCATGACCCTCCAGATCCCGCAGTAA